Genomic DNA from Actinomycetota bacterium:
GGCGTCCGGGCGTCGTCGGGATTGCCGAGGAAGCGCAGCGCCAGCCGGTACATCGGATGCTGGATCTCGCGTACGAGCTCGGTGAGGGCGTCGCGGTCGCCCTCGGCGGCGCGGCGGGCGAGCCCGTCGAGCGCCGCCGAGAGCTCGGCGTCGCTACGCCTCGAGGTAGCGGTCAAGGACTCTGCCTCCGAGGCGTGCGATCAGCCGGTCGGCCATGTCGCGGAATACCTCGTCGAGGTGCGCTTTCATGGTCTCGAGTTCCTCCGAGTCGTAAGACATGTGGTAGTCGACACGCGTGCCCGCCGGCGTCGGTTCGAGCGTCGTGCAGGCGACGGCTCCCTCCGTTCCCGTATTGCCCTCGACCTCGACCGATAGGTAGCCGCGGTTCGGCTCGTACCAGTTCATGGCGTCCCGGCTCACGGCAGACAGTGAACCTCCGTCGATCTCGACCGGCTTGAAGTAGCAGGTGTACTCGACGCATCTGCCGTCCGCGTCCTGAACGACCTCCACCCGCTCGAGCCCCACGCTGTATTCGGGGAAGGCGAGAGATCACCCAAGAGCTCCCACAACTCGGGGCACGGGTGCGTCGAGCTCGAGGCGTAGGCGGTTGCGAAGCGGGCCGGACGTGAAGTCGGACGCGGACGGAACGTCTCGCAGTGACCGAATCTCGGTCATGTCGTCTCCTCTCAACGGGCGGCGCCAATCGCCGCCTGCACTAGATGAGAGACACCGATCGTCCCGACTGTGACAGCAGACGCGCCCGGCTCAGGATCGAGGCGAGATGCGTGCGGGGTCAGGCCCGGGGTCGCCGCCCTCGGCGATGATCACGAGACGGCTCGTGTAGTGCTCCCAACCCTCGCGGTGGACCTCGACGGCGTCTGACGGGAGGTCGCGGTGCGTCAGGCGAAGGAACGTGCCGTCCCCGTCCGGCTCGAGCTCGATCTCGACCACGGTCGACCCGGGCGGGACACCGAGGCTCTCCTCCTCCCAGCCCCAGGTGAAGACGAGCCGGCGCTCGGGGACGACCTCGAGGACGGTGCCCGATGCGAAGCCGTCGCCTCGCACGTTCATGCGAAAGACGCCGCCGGGCTCGAGCTCGATGTCTGCTTCGACACCCTGCCAGCTAAGCCAGCGGGTGACGTCCGAGAAGAAGCTGTAAACCGTCGCCGGCCTGGCTGCGATGCGCCGCTCGACGACAAGGGATGCTCCGCGCTCACCCATCGGCCGTCTCGGCCTCCTCCGCCAACGCGGCGAGCTCATCCATCGCACTGGCCCACATCCGCTGCAGGACCTCGGCGAGGTCGCCAAGCTGCTCACGATCCGCGCGATAGAGGCGGCGCGTTCCCTCACGCCGCACGCGGACGAAGCCTGCCGCGCGCAGGACGGCGAGGTGCTGGGAGACGGCCGGAAAGCTGACGTCGAACCGGGCCGCGATCTCGCCGGCGGAGGCTTCCTCGTCCCACACGAGCCGAAGGATCTCCCGGCGCCGCGGCTCGGCGATCACTTGCAAGGCGTCCATGAGCGCGTTACTTTAGCTGGCACTTATTTAAGTGTCGACTAAAGGAGAGCCAGTGACACAGATCATCACGCAGTTCGACGTCGACGCCCCGGCCGCGACGGTCTGGAACGCGCTCACCACGGGCGAGGGCATCCGATCGTGGTGGACGACGCAGGCGGAGGTTCCGGAGGGACCGTCGGCGGTCGTGAGGCTGCGCTTCCCCGACGCCCCGATCAGCTGGGACCTCCGTGTCGAGGAGGCGGAAGAGAACGAGCGGCTGCGCTGGCACTGCGTCGGAGGACCGCCGCCATGGGTCGAAACCGACATCCTGTTCCGACTCGTCCCGGCGCCTGAGGGCGGGACGCGCGTCCTCTTCGACCACGTGGGCTGGAAGGATGCCGAGGAGATGGTTCGGATCGTCACCTTCGGCTGGGTGCAGATGTTCCTCCACCTCAAGGGCTA
This window encodes:
- a CDS encoding SRPBCC family protein, which translates into the protein MGERGASLVVERRIAARPATVYSFFSDVTRWLSWQGVEADIELEPGGVFRMNVRGDGFASGTVLEVVPERRLVFTWGWEEESLGVPPGSTVVEIELEPDGDGTFLRLTHRDLPSDAVEVHREGWEHYTSRLVIIAEGGDPGPDPARISPRS
- a CDS encoding metalloregulator ArsR/SmtB family transcription factor; amino-acid sequence: MDALQVIAEPRRREILRLVWDEEASAGEIAARFDVSFPAVSQHLAVLRAAGFVRVRREGTRRLYRADREQLGDLAEVLQRMWASAMDELAALAEEAETADG
- a CDS encoding SRPBCC domain-containing protein; its protein translation is MTQIITQFDVDAPAATVWNALTTGEGIRSWWTTQAEVPEGPSAVVRLRFPDAPISWDLRVEEAEENERLRWHCVGGPPPWVETDILFRLVPAPEGGTRVLFDHVGWKDAEEMVRIVTFGWVQMFLHLKGYAETGRPQPYFDF